gcagagcaggccttcccctctcctcctctacctccagaccagagcagaccctcccctcctctacctccagaccagagcagaccagaccctctcctcctctacctccagaCCAGAGCAGACCAGGCCCACTCCTCTCAGGGTGAACTGGGCCAGCAGGTCCCTCAGCTCGTTGACCACGGTGTAGTCCAGCGTGCTGACATGCTGGCAGTCCAGGACTACAGACCTgggtggggaggctgggggagggaggaggggaggaggcagggacgaggggtggggggagtgatggaagaagggatggatgagaggggagggaggaggagcagggaacaTTTTTACATATTTCAATACTTAACAGaatgtttgtttctctctcacacacacacacacacacacacacacacacacacacacacacacacacacacacacacacacacacacgcacacgcacacacacgcacacgcacactcaccctGTAAGGCCTGAGTGTGTATGACTCCACTGAGGTATTCTGCAGCAGGGAAACTGAGGCCACTTCCTATCTCTACCACCAACACCACACCATGATCTgacacctacacaaacacacaagaaaaAATCAACAGTGGCGTTAGAGATATGCAAACACAACGcaagaatctctctctctctctctctctctctctctctctctctctctgtctctctctctctctcacaccttcAGTCTGGGCCGGGCTGTGTTGAAGAGCAGCAGAACTCCGGACACGCCCACTCCTCCCAGAATGCCGTACTGCACCTCCCAGAAACTCATCAGGAACGTCACGGTGAAGGGAAGCAGGTccagctctgacacacacacacacgggcgttGGAAATTCTGAAGGATTTCACAGAAACTCACACACAGCCACGTTTCTGTGCCAGCATTCtgactgtggttgtgtgtgtgtatacatgcgtgtgtggttgtgtgtgtgtataggtgtgtgtgtggttgtgtgtgtatacgtgtgtgtgtgcccctacTCCGTGTCCTCCAGAGGCGGCCTGCGGTGCGGTAGTCCACCATGGGGGCCACGGCACAGATGATGACCGCCGCCAAGGAGGCTTTGGGGATGTAGTAGAACACTGGCATGAGGAAGGCCAGGGAGAGGATGACCACCACacctagggagggagggagggagggaggggaggggaggggaggggatgggaggggaggggaggggaggggaggggaggggaggggagggggggaggggaggggaggggaggggaggggagggggaggggagggaagcggacagggagggagggaggcggacaggggagggagggagggaagaaattAGTGAGTGGGTGTGTCAGCAAAATTACTGAACTCAACCAGGTAGAGTAACACAAGTCAGTTAGTGACAAgcttcaggagagagagagagacagagagtgagggagggggagagagaggagagagagagagagagagagagagagagagagagagagagagagagagagagagagagagagggagagagagagacagagacttaCTGGTGACTATCCCTCCTGCTGGAGTACACACACCGGTCTGAGAGTTCACTGCAGTCCTGAATACAGAGTAAATAGTTaactactgaacacacacacactgcacacacttcacacactaaacacactaaacaaacacattttgaatCGAGCTGAGGGTAAAACATCACATGATATCCTTGTATCCTGTTAaagactgccacacacacacactacacactacacacacacctgccgaaGCTGCCAGTGACTGGGTAGGCGGACACAAAGGATCCCATGATGTTGGTCAGACCAATGGCAAACAGCTCCTGGTTGGCGTTGATCCTATAGTCATTCTGACTGGCTGAGGACAAACCAGGAAATCatagaacaaccaatcagatctTGA
This genomic window from Hypomesus transpacificus isolate Combined female unplaced genomic scaffold, fHypTra1 scaffold_257, whole genome shotgun sequence contains:
- the slc26a11 gene encoding LOW QUALITY PROTEIN: sodium-independent sulfate anion transporter (The sequence of the model RefSeq protein was modified relative to this genomic sequence to represent the inferred CDS: inserted 1 base in 1 codon), encoding NLLGLKDVPQQFFLQVYYTFHKIPEARTGDVVLGLLCLFLLVLLTWMKNTLGPPPEDGGPAHVRVARCLVWGVATVRNALVVVAASCVAFSWDAYAXHVFTITGKTSHGLPPFRPPPTSETTPNGTLVPFWNIVESVGGGLAVIPFMGVLESIAIAKAFASQNDYRINANQELFAIGLTNIMGSFVSAYPVTGSFGRTAVNSQTGVCTPAGGIVTSVVVILSLAFLMPVFYYIPKASLAAVIICAVAPMVDYRTAGRLWRTRKLDLLPFTVTFLMSFWEVQYGILGGVGVSGVLLLFNTARPRLKVSDHGVVLVVEIGSGLSFPAAEYLSGVIHTQALQASPPRSVVLDCQHVSTLDYTVVNELRDLLAQFTLRGVGLVCSGLESSVLEILSAADLPGLRFADSVEAALQSLSDINKNGCYKKEIEESELEDAQAISEISTDKY